The Formosa sp. Hel1_33_131 genome window below encodes:
- a CDS encoding acyl-CoA dehydrogenase family protein gives MKADLFEAPDYYNIDDLLSEEHKLVRSAARDWVKRDVSPIIEEYAQRAEFPTQIIGGLAEIGAFGPYIPTEYGGAGLDQISYGLIMQEIERGDSGVRSTASVQSSLVMYPIWKYGNEEQRQKYLPKLASGEWIGCFGLTEPDHGSNPGGMTTNFKDMGDHYLLNGAKMWISNSPIANVAVVWAKNEEGRIHGLIVERDMEGFTTPETHNKWSLRASSTGELIFDNVKIPKENLLPNKSGLGAPLGCLDSARYGIAWGAIGAAMDCYDTALRYSKERIQFGKPIGQFQLQQKKLSEMITEITKAQLLTWRLGVLRNEDRATTAQISMAKRNNVDMAIKIAREARQMLGGMGISGEYSIMRHSMNLESVITYEGTHDIHLLITGFDITGLNAFK, from the coding sequence ATGAAAGCAGATTTATTTGAAGCACCTGACTATTACAATATAGATGATTTATTATCTGAAGAGCACAAACTCGTAAGAAGTGCAGCTCGTGACTGGGTCAAAAGAGATGTCTCTCCTATTATAGAAGAGTATGCGCAACGCGCAGAATTTCCAACTCAGATTATTGGAGGTTTAGCAGAAATTGGTGCCTTTGGACCTTACATCCCCACAGAATATGGTGGTGCAGGCTTGGATCAAATTTCTTATGGATTGATCATGCAAGAAATCGAACGTGGTGATTCTGGTGTACGAAGTACCGCATCCGTGCAATCGTCCTTAGTCATGTATCCTATCTGGAAATATGGAAATGAAGAACAGCGTCAAAAATATTTGCCAAAACTTGCAAGTGGCGAGTGGATTGGTTGTTTTGGATTGACGGAACCCGATCACGGAAGTAACCCTGGCGGAATGACCACTAATTTTAAAGATATGGGCGACCATTATCTTTTAAATGGTGCGAAGATGTGGATTTCAAACTCTCCAATTGCGAACGTCGCAGTTGTCTGGGCAAAAAATGAAGAAGGCCGTATTCACGGACTGATTGTAGAACGGGATATGGAAGGGTTTACAACTCCTGAAACGCACAACAAATGGTCGTTACGTGCAAGCTCAACAGGCGAGCTTATTTTTGATAATGTTAAAATTCCAAAAGAAAACTTATTACCTAATAAATCTGGACTCGGCGCACCACTCGGTTGCTTGGATTCAGCGCGTTACGGAATCGCTTGGGGTGCCATTGGTGCCGCAATGGACTGTTACGATACCGCTTTAAGATATAGCAAAGAACGCATTCAATTTGGCAAACCAATTGGTCAATTTCAGTTGCAACAAAAGAAACTTTCGGAGATGATTACCGAAATTACCAAAGCACAATTATTAACATGGCGTTTGGGCGTATTGAGAAATGAAGACCGTGCAACGACCGCACAAATCTCAATGGCAAAACGAAACAATGTGGACATGGCTATAAAAATTGCACGCGAAGCCCGACAAATGTTAGGCGGCATGGGCATTAGCGGCGAATACAGTATTATGCGTCATTCTATGAACCTAGAAAGTGTGATCACTTATGAAGGGACACATGATATCCATTTATTAATCACAGGATTTGACATCACAGGTTTGAATGCCTTTAAATAA
- a CDS encoding tRNA1(Val) (adenine(37)-N6)-methyltransferase, which produces MSKPFRFKQFSVSQEYCAMKIGTDSVLLGAWARLDSQPNSILDIGAGTGVLALMLAQRSGAELIDAIEIDDAAYEQCVGNFEASDWGDRLFCYHASLDEFTEEIEDQYDLIISNPPFYTDTFKTENEERNKARFEDAMPFTELLKSVSKLLSPTGQFNLVIPFSEENSFIELAAKEGLYPSHILQVRGQESSPVKRSLICFTFEKQTIKTQELIIEIARHQYTKEYTNLTKDFYLKL; this is translated from the coding sequence ATGTCGAAGCCCTTTCGATTCAAACAGTTCAGCGTTTCACAAGAATACTGTGCGATGAAAATTGGGACGGATTCCGTCTTATTAGGTGCTTGGGCACGTTTGGACTCACAACCCAATTCCATCTTAGATATTGGTGCTGGTACAGGCGTTTTAGCATTGATGCTGGCACAACGAAGCGGAGCCGAACTTATCGACGCAATCGAAATTGACGATGCCGCCTACGAGCAATGTGTTGGAAATTTTGAAGCCTCCGATTGGGGCGATCGTTTGTTTTGTTACCATGCATCACTGGATGAATTTACAGAAGAAATCGAAGATCAATATGACTTGATTATTTCAAACCCACCTTTCTATACAGACACCTTTAAAACAGAAAATGAGGAACGCAACAAGGCACGTTTTGAAGATGCCATGCCTTTCACTGAACTTCTAAAATCGGTTTCTAAATTACTATCCCCTACGGGACAGTTCAATCTGGTGATTCCGTTTAGTGAAGAAAATTCGTTTATTGAGTTGGCAGCAAAAGAAGGTTTATACCCCTCTCATATCTTACAAGTCAGAGGACAAGAATCAAGCCCTGTAAAGCGCAGTTTGATTTGTTTTACGTTTGAAAAACAAACCATCAAAACACAGGAACTCATTATTGAGATCGCCCGTCATCAGTACACAAAAGAATATACCAATCTGACCAAAGATTTTTATTTAAAATTGTAG
- the rimM gene encoding ribosome maturation factor RimM (Essential for efficient processing of 16S rRNA), protein MTKEDCFYLGKIVKKYSFKGELLAKLDTDQPDIYENLDAIFIEVNGTLIPFFIEKSQLHKSDLLRLKFDDVTNEADADALMKCDLYLPLDLLPKLDGTKFYFHEIIGYQLNDESFGPVGTVKGVNDSTSQALFEVDREGIEILIPMNDDFIKNLDREAKTITVNTPPGLIELYLE, encoded by the coding sequence ATGACAAAAGAAGACTGTTTTTATTTAGGGAAAATCGTGAAAAAGTATAGTTTCAAAGGAGAACTCCTCGCAAAACTAGACACCGATCAACCCGACATTTACGAAAACTTAGATGCTATTTTCATCGAAGTGAATGGAACTTTGATTCCTTTTTTTATTGAAAAATCGCAACTGCATAAATCGGATTTACTCCGACTTAAGTTTGACGACGTTACTAACGAAGCCGACGCAGATGCCTTAATGAAATGCGATCTCTACTTGCCTTTAGATTTGCTACCAAAACTGGACGGCACGAAGTTTTATTTTCATGAAATTATTGGCTATCAATTGAACGATGAGAGTTTTGGGCCTGTAGGCACCGTCAAAGGTGTGAATGATTCTACCTCTCAAGCCTTGTTTGAAGTGGACCGAGAAGGGATTGAAATCTTGATTCCTATGAATGACGATTTTATTAAAAACCTAGATCGCGAAGCCAAAACAATTACGGTCAACACCCCTCCGGGTTTGATTGAATTATACTTAGAATAA
- a CDS encoding 30S ribosomal protein S16 — MPVKIRLQRHGKKGKPFYWIVAADARSKRDGKYLEKLGTYNPNFNPAQIELDIDGTVKWLQNGAQPTDTAKSILSYRGAMLKNHLVGGVRKGALTEEQAEAKFQAWVDDKTSKVDAKKSDLEKAKDAEVTRIFEAEKATNEARIAAAAPVVEEVIEEAAPIVEEAAPEVVAEEAPAVEAAAEEAPAVEVAPATEEATPEAPATEEK, encoded by the coding sequence ATGCCAGTAAAAATTAGATTACAAAGACACGGTAAAAAAGGAAAACCTTTTTACTGGATCGTAGCAGCCGATGCTCGTTCAAAAAGAGATGGTAAATACCTTGAGAAATTAGGAACTTACAATCCAAACTTCAACCCTGCACAAATTGAACTTGATATTGACGGGACTGTAAAATGGCTTCAAAATGGAGCACAACCTACAGATACTGCAAAGTCAATTTTATCTTACAGAGGTGCAATGTTGAAAAATCACCTTGTTGGTGGTGTTCGTAAAGGCGCTTTAACTGAAGAGCAAGCAGAAGCTAAGTTTCAAGCTTGGGTAGATGATAAAACATCTAAAGTAGATGCTAAGAAAAGTGATTTAGAAAAAGCTAAAGACGCTGAAGTTACTAGAATATTTGAAGCTGAAAAAGCAACCAATGAAGCACGTATTGCTGCTGCTGCACCTGTTGTAGAAGAAGTAATTGAAGAAGCGGCTCCTATTGTTGAAGAAGCTGCACCTGAAGTTGTTGCCGAGGAAGCTCCAGCTGTTGAGGCTGCTGCTGAAGAAGCTCCAGCTGTTGAAGTGGCTCCTGCAACTGAAGAAGCGACTCCAGAAGCACCAGCTACTGAAGAAAAATAA
- a CDS encoding DUF6252 family protein, with protein sequence MKKLLMSLLIVLTLFGCQDNIQSSLPALQGLKNGDFTWRSSASTVVVAADGTLTFTGSDGYGTMTLQIPTVALGTFPLGENTTALVTYSEDEFSYSTNNNGNASIVYVSDGAIIIDELNTVTGTVTGTFYFNAYTADGERVMNFSEGVIYKLPVTEGTL encoded by the coding sequence ATGAAAAAACTCCTCATGTCCCTACTTATAGTATTGACCCTTTTTGGGTGTCAAGATAATATCCAATCGAGTTTACCTGCTTTGCAAGGTTTAAAAAACGGTGATTTCACATGGCGGTCTTCCGCATCTACAGTGGTGGTAGCTGCCGATGGTACACTTACATTCACGGGATCGGATGGGTATGGAACCATGACGCTTCAAATCCCTACTGTGGCTTTAGGAACGTTTCCTTTAGGGGAAAATACCACGGCTTTAGTGACGTATTCTGAAGATGAATTTTCATATTCCACCAACAATAACGGCAATGCAAGCATTGTGTATGTGAGTGATGGTGCGATCATTATTGACGAACTAAATACAGTCACAGGAACCGTTACAGGTACTTTTTATTTTAATGCTTACACTGCCGACGGCGAACGCGTTATGAATTTTTCAGAAGGGGTGATTTATAAATTGCCTGTTACGGAAGGAACGTTGTAG
- a CDS encoding DUF1801 domain-containing protein: MAKTKTTYTGENVTDFINSYVDNEQKKVDSFRLIELMQEWSNAEPKMWGPTIIGFDNYHYKYASGHEGDAPVLGFSPRKVAFSLYVYSDTKKSELLLAELGKFKMGKACVYVKRLSDINISVLKELCIESIKYINEHHECSCRIKQTS; encoded by the coding sequence ATGGCCAAAACAAAGACAACTTACACAGGAGAAAACGTCACTGATTTCATAAACTCATACGTTGATAACGAACAGAAAAAAGTGGATAGTTTTCGTTTGATCGAATTGATGCAGGAATGGTCTAATGCTGAACCCAAAATGTGGGGGCCGACAATTATCGGATTCGACAACTACCATTACAAATATGCAAGCGGACACGAAGGCGATGCGCCAGTTCTTGGATTTTCACCGAGAAAAGTAGCGTTCTCGCTCTACGTTTATTCTGATACAAAAAAAAGTGAATTATTATTAGCTGAACTCGGTAAATTCAAAATGGGAAAGGCTTGTGTTTATGTGAAAAGACTTTCTGACATCAATATTTCGGTTTTAAAAGAACTCTGCATAGAATCAATTAAATACATTAACGAGCATCACGAATGTTCTTGCAGAATAAAACAAACCAGTTAA
- a CDS encoding DUF2200 domain-containing protein encodes MKVTAEKNEKVAKMIFASIYPLYLNRLVKNGRTKDELNQVIEWLTGFDEGKLQALIDDKVTFRTFFQKAKIHPNAHLIKGVVCGYRIEEIEDEFELYKQCRRMEKLIDELAKGRKMEKILRQ; translated from the coding sequence ATGAAAGTAACAGCCGAAAAAAATGAAAAAGTTGCAAAAATGATATTTGCATCTATTTATCCACTTTACCTGAATAGATTGGTAAAAAATGGAAGAACCAAGGATGAACTAAACCAAGTAATCGAATGGTTAACTGGATTTGATGAAGGTAAATTACAAGCACTTATCGACGATAAAGTAACTTTTAGAACATTTTTTCAAAAAGCTAAAATACATCCAAACGCACACTTGATTAAAGGAGTCGTTTGTGGGTATCGAATTGAAGAAATAGAGGATGAATTTGAATTGTATAAACAATGCAGACGTATGGAAAAGCTAATTGATGAATTGGCAAAAGGTAGAAAGATGGAAAAAATTTTAAGGCAATAA
- a CDS encoding class I SAM-dependent methyltransferase: MDNKHFQKEDNLLNDLISIKNVFNLNSFKKQKIDDSIIKKYYKYSSLAFSLFHSKEGSVHMAINYDGIYNIEGYYTQAVEISHLVKKNNKVLELGCGKGFNSKILAEKHNFSKFYGIDISETQLNYAKKKEKQFDNLNFNYGSFQDIPFNDNSFDIVFAVETLCHSENIEILMKEVNRILKKGGKFIIYDAFRVTDIEGKSHLMKESVSLCEKALAVNKFHKISYWIEVSKIKGFEINTNEDKSLAIMPNLKRLYKGSKKYLKNKFLAKMILLCLPSYLVRNSISGIIMPYTIMKKTHSYNKIIMTKTCDNNGNRCTSPLKK, from the coding sequence ATGGATAACAAACATTTTCAGAAAGAAGATAATTTATTAAACGATTTAATTAGCATTAAAAACGTTTTTAATTTGAATTCCTTTAAAAAACAAAAAATTGATGATTCAATAATTAAGAAATACTATAAATATAGTAGCTTAGCCTTCAGTCTCTTTCATTCAAAAGAAGGGTCTGTTCATATGGCTATAAATTATGATGGAATTTATAATATTGAAGGGTATTATACACAAGCAGTTGAAATTAGTCACTTAGTAAAAAAAAATAATAAAGTTCTAGAACTTGGGTGCGGAAAAGGATTTAACTCGAAAATATTAGCAGAAAAGCACAACTTTTCTAAGTTTTATGGTATTGATATTTCAGAAACACAGCTAAATTATGCGAAGAAAAAAGAGAAACAATTTGATAATTTAAATTTTAATTATGGAAGTTTTCAAGATATTCCATTTAATGATAATTCCTTTGATATAGTTTTTGCAGTGGAAACTCTTTGTCATTCTGAAAATATAGAAATTTTGATGAAAGAAGTTAACAGAATTCTTAAAAAAGGAGGTAAGTTTATTATCTATGATGCTTTTAGAGTTACAGATATTGAAGGTAAGAGTCATTTAATGAAAGAAAGTGTGTCATTATGTGAAAAAGCTCTCGCTGTAAATAAATTTCATAAGATTTCATATTGGATAGAAGTCTCTAAAATAAAAGGTTTTGAAATAAACACCAATGAAGATAAATCATTAGCAATTATGCCAAATCTTAAAAGACTTTATAAAGGTTCTAAAAAATATTTGAAAAATAAATTTTTAGCTAAAATGATTCTTTTATGCCTGCCTTCTTATTTGGTTAGAAATTCTATTTCTGGAATTATAATGCCCTATACAATTATGAAAAAAACACATAGTTATAACAAAATAATAATGACTAAGACGTGTGATAACAACGGTAACCGTTGTACAAGTCCTCTAAAAAAGTGA
- a CDS encoding ATP-binding protein codes for MRILYQKFETLLQNTTTDFKRYLYEKISWDSRMVGIIGPRGVGKTTMILQYIKENLDNKKALYVSADDMYFSENKLTELADDFYKNAGEYLFIDEIHKYNDWSRELKNIYDSYPTLKVVFTGSSVLDILKGSADLSRRALIYKLQGLSFREYLNYFHNYEIGVYSLEQIINNEVKLENIKHPLPLFNDYLLNGYYPFGNESEMNLRLGQIIVQTLETDIPQYANLNVGTSRKLKQLLSIIAESVPFKPNFSKISKIINVSRNSLDDYFSYMEKAGLIGQLRNDTSGIRGLGKVDKVYLDNTNIIFNLAGEKSNAGNLRETFFFNQMRLKNDVISSKKADFSIDNYTFEVGGKNKHQKQIEKDGKSFVVKDDIEFGYLNVIPLWAFGLNY; via the coding sequence ATGAGAATACTTTATCAGAAATTTGAAACACTTTTACAAAATACAACCACAGATTTTAAACGTTATCTGTACGAGAAAATTTCTTGGGATAGTCGTATGGTCGGAATTATTGGTCCTCGTGGAGTTGGTAAAACGACCATGATTCTTCAATATATCAAAGAAAATTTAGACAATAAAAAAGCATTGTATGTATCTGCAGATGACATGTATTTCAGTGAAAATAAACTTACTGAATTGGCTGATGACTTCTATAAAAATGCAGGTGAGTATTTATTCATCGATGAAATACACAAATACAATGATTGGTCGCGTGAATTAAAAAATATTTATGATTCATATCCTACTTTAAAGGTTGTATTTACAGGCTCGTCGGTTCTTGATATACTAAAAGGTTCAGCAGACTTAAGTCGCCGTGCTTTAATTTACAAATTACAAGGTCTCTCATTTCGGGAATATTTAAACTATTTTCATAATTACGAAATAGGAGTTTATTCGTTAGAACAAATAATCAATAACGAAGTGAAACTTGAAAACATTAAACACCCGCTACCATTATTTAATGACTATCTACTAAATGGATACTATCCTTTTGGAAATGAAAGTGAGATGAATTTACGTTTAGGACAAATCATTGTACAAACCTTAGAAACAGATATTCCACAATATGCAAACCTTAATGTTGGAACAAGTCGTAAGCTAAAACAATTGCTTTCTATTATTGCTGAAAGTGTACCATTTAAACCTAATTTTTCCAAGATTTCAAAAATCATTAATGTAAGTAGAAATTCTTTAGACGATTATTTCTCTTATATGGAAAAGGCGGGACTTATAGGGCAGTTGAGAAATGACACAAGTGGTATTCGTGGATTGGGAAAAGTTGATAAAGTTTATTTAGATAATACTAATATCATTTTTAATTTGGCTGGAGAAAAATCAAATGCAGGAAATTTACGAGAAACCTTTTTCTTTAATCAAATGCGACTTAAAAATGATGTGATTTCTTCAAAAAAAGCTGATTTTTCCATTGATAATTATACGTTTGAAGTTGGAGGTAAAAACAAACACCAAAAACAAATTGAGAAAGATGGAAAATCATTTGTAGTAAAGGATGATATTGAATTTGGGTACTTAAACGTAATTCCTCTATGGGCATTTGGATTAAATTACTAA